A portion of the Phacochoerus africanus isolate WHEZ1 chromosome 5, ROS_Pafr_v1, whole genome shotgun sequence genome contains these proteins:
- the LOC125128475 gene encoding NADH dehydrogenase [ubiquinone] 1 alpha subcomplex subunit 13-like, whose amino-acid sequence KWSSWKSLQTASKAASKVKQDEPSPGGYNPIDYKQNLPRWGLSGYSKFAVGIGTLLFRYWSIVKWNRERRCRQIKDIEAHIALMPLFQAEKDWTVRQMLWENLEEEAIVMEDVPDRQVGEPVFHTRHWVTPVMDELSGLCTNEEILSATYGFKWYR is encoded by the coding sequence AAATGGTCATCAtggaaaagtctacaaacagcaaGCAAGGCAGCATCAAAGGTGAAGCAGGACGAGCCCTCACCAGGGGGCTACAACCCTATCGACTACAAGCAGAATCTTCCACGTTGGGGACTATCGGGCTACAGCAAGTTCGCTGTGGGCATCGGGACTTTGCTCTTCAGATACTGGAGCATCGTGAAGTGGAACCGCGAGCGCAGGTGCCGGCAGATAAAGGACATTGAGGCCCACATTGCACTGATGCCTCTGTTTCAGGCAGAGAAGGACTGGACAGTTCGCCAGATGCTTTGGGAGAACTTGGAGGAGGAGGCGATCGTCATGGAGGACGTGCCAGACCGGCAGGTGGGCGAGCCCGTGTTCCACACAAGGCACTGGGTGACCCCAGTGATGGATGAACTCTCTGGGCTGTGCaccaatgaggagattctcagcgcCACCTATGGCTTCAAATGGTACAGGTAG